In one window of Vulpes vulpes isolate BD-2025 chromosome 1, VulVul3, whole genome shotgun sequence DNA:
- the ZBTB9 gene encoding LOW QUALITY PROTEIN: zinc finger and BTB domain-containing protein 9 (The sequence of the model RefSeq protein was modified relative to this genomic sequence to represent the inferred CDS: deleted 1 base in 1 codon) — protein sequence MDLSTPLPPVPRSPTRNPAPRTIQIEFPQHSSVLLEALNRHRLEGKFCDVSLLVQGRELRAHKAVLAAASPYFHDRLLLGDAPRLTLPSVIEADAFEGLLQLIYSGRLRLPLDALPAHLLVASGLQMWQVVDQCSEILRELEISGGISTCGATSYHTLLSTTSSPGGWCIRSSSFQAPVQSSFTSRENSVLGEGSELGDVLQIKVEEEEEEDQGSAAPSQTPQPQRVSGGFPCPHGSHPLPVSTTSCRVPCESAPLEPPALHTAPPPKVFYIKQEPSEPEEEISGGGTQSGGAKEETKVFSGGDTKGNGELGFLLPLGAGATYGGGGGPSWKPVDLHGNEILSGGGWPGGGGQAVHGPVKLGGIPPEDGKRFGCLCGKRFAVKPKRDRHIMLTFSLRPFGCGICNKRFKLKHHLTEHMKTHAGALHACPHCGRRFRVHACFLRHRDLCKGQGWAPAHWTYN from the exons ATGGATCTCTCGACGCCTTTGCCCCCCGTACCCCGCTCCCCGACCCGCAACCCAGCCCCACGGACAATCCAGATCGAGTTCCCACAGCATAGCTCGGTGCTGCTGGAAGCCCTGAACCGCCACAGGCTAGAGGGAAAGTTCTGTGATGTGTCCCTGTTGGTGCAGGGCCGGGAACTTAGAGCTCACAAGGCAGTGTTGGCTGCTGCCTCTCCCTACTTCCACGACAGACTTCTGCTGGGGGATGCGCCACGTCTCACTCTACCCAGCGTCATTGAAGCCGATGCCTTCGAGGGGCTGCTCCAGCTCATTTATTCAGGACGCCTCCGTCTGCCTCTGGAtgctctccctgcccacctccttgtGGCCAGTGGCCTCCAGATGTGGCAAGTAGTAGATCAGTGCTCAGAGATTCTTAGAGAACTAGAAATCTCAGGTGGAATTTCAACCTGTGGGGCGACCTCTTACCACACTCTTCTTTCCACCACATCCTCTCCAGGAGGCTGGTGCATTCGCTCTTCCTCTTTCCAGGCCCCGGTGCAGTCTTCCTTCACCTCTAGGGAGAACTCTGTTTTAGGGGAGGGGAGTGAACTGGGAGATGTGTTACAGATTAAAgttgaggaagaagaggaggaggaccaGGGGTCAGCAGCCCCTTCTCAGACACCTCAGCCTCAGAGGGTATCAGGAGGGTttccctgccctcatggatcCCACCCACTGCCTGTATCCACTACATCTTGTAGGGTTCCTTGCGAGAGTGCCCCACTTGAGCCTCCTGCCCTTCATACTGCACCACCCCCCAAAGTCTTCTATATTAAGCAGGAACCCTCTGAGCCTGAAGAAGAGATATCAGGGGGTGGAACTCAGTCTGGAGGAGCAAAGGAGGAGACCAAAGTGTTTTCTGGAGGGGACACCAAAGGGAATGGAGAACTAGGGTTCTTATTACCCTTAGGAGCAGGGGCAACatatggaggaggaggaggtccaTCCTGGAAACCAGTTGATCTTCATgggaatgaaatcttgtcagGGGGTGGGTGGCCTGGAGGGGGAGGACAGGCTGTGCATGGGCCTGTGAAGTTAGGAGGTATACCCCCTGAAGATGGAAAACGCTTTGGTTGCTTGTGTGGAAAGCGGTTTGCAGTGAAGCCAAAGCGTGACAGGCATATCATGCTGACCTTCAGCCTTCGGCCCTTTGGCTGTGGCATCTGCAATAAGCGCTTCAAGCTGAAGCACCATCTGACAGAGCATATGAAGACTCATGCTGGAGCCCTGCATGCCTGCCCCCATTGTGGCCGTCGGTTTCGGGTACATGCCTGTTTCCTTCGCCATCGGGACCTATGCAAAGGCCAA GGCTGGGCCCCTGCTCACTGGACTTACAACTGA